Proteins from a genomic interval of Bacteroidota bacterium:
- a CDS encoding pirin family protein, which translates to MKTVFHAANSRGHANHGWLDSYHSFSFAGYYNPDRVHFGALRVLNDDVVAGGAGFGTHPHEDMEIISIPLRGALEHKDTLGTGSVIHTGDVQVMSAGTGIQHSEYNPSKTEEVNFLQVWVFPRQKGVKPRYDQCRFEPTARANAWQTLVEPAGKAGLMIHQDAWFHRADLKADTSLAYPLQASQNGVYFFLLHGRVQIGAHTLDKRDALGVWETQTVTVNALEDSQLLAIQVPMHTS; encoded by the coding sequence ATGAAAACAGTCTTTCATGCGGCCAATAGCCGCGGGCATGCCAACCATGGCTGGCTGGACAGCTACCACAGCTTCAGCTTTGCAGGCTACTACAACCCCGATCGGGTGCACTTCGGCGCACTGCGGGTGCTGAATGATGACGTGGTGGCGGGCGGGGCCGGTTTTGGCACCCACCCCCACGAGGATATGGAGATTATCTCTATCCCCCTACGGGGTGCCCTGGAGCATAAGGACACCCTGGGCACCGGCTCGGTGATTCATACAGGCGATGTTCAGGTAATGAGTGCTGGCACCGGTATCCAGCACTCGGAGTACAACCCCAGCAAGACGGAAGAGGTAAACTTCCTGCAAGTATGGGTTTTTCCGCGCCAAAAGGGCGTAAAGCCCCGCTACGACCAGTGCCGCTTTGAGCCCACAGCCCGCGCAAATGCCTGGCAAACCCTGGTAGAACCGGCCGGCAAAGCGGGCCTGATGATCCACCAGGATGCCTGGTTTCACCGCGCCGACCTGAAAGCCGACACAAGCCTGGCATACCCACTACAGGCTAGCCAGAATGGTGTATACTTCTTCCTGCTGCACGGCAGGGTGCAGATAGGTGCGCACACGCTGGATAAGCGGGATGCCCTGGGCGTGTGGGAGACACAGACCGTAACCGTAAATGCCCTGGAAGACAGCCAGCTGCTGGCCATCCAGGTGCCCATGCACACCAGCTGA
- a CDS encoding PAS domain-containing protein, with product MNLAFGIMTGYLPDELDGLAWQALLDPDEVERFEQQWLLLRLTGDLAESKWLLRRKDDAAIPVILTAQKLLLSDQAYLILLAEELGEEHPLDFAIL from the coding sequence GTGAATCTGGCCTTTGGCATTATGACCGGCTATCTGCCCGACGAGCTGGACGGGCTGGCCTGGCAGGCGCTGCTAGACCCGGATGAGGTAGAACGCTTTGAGCAGCAGTGGCTACTGCTACGGCTAACGGGTGACTTGGCAGAGAGCAAGTGGCTGCTCCGGCGCAAGGATGATGCGGCTATTCCGGTCATTCTCACCGCGCAAAAATTATTGCTCTCCGATCAAGCCTACCTGATCCTGCTGGCTGAAGAGCTGGGAGAGGAGCACCCCCTGGATTTTGCCATTCTGTAG
- a CDS encoding VWA domain-containing protein, with protein sequence MQWGQLHAAWAFAGLPLLFLAYRWQYRRLQQVQHYYSLYPRVLRLARVRHGLLLLAYACAVLALMDPQLSKPAASQPAPLQVMMALDASQSMEVQDLQPSRLAATRQLMWQVARQLEGQQLGLIGFADFPYTYVPFTRDLDAFELHLRDLDSRQFSSGRTQLRYALRQAYAHYLNLDTAQQQYGGRVLLLFTDAESREPSYESWLLRLAGMGVKLIPVLVGTEVGGPVPRPDGTGYYLLADGSPAISRPDRLRLDSLAARFGQQVYRLQGQRDSSLAQALAQEVLATPRYYPPGRLAVASAYQYPLLLAVVCFLLSFLAVPKRSVHE encoded by the coding sequence ATGCAGTGGGGACAGCTACATGCGGCCTGGGCCTTTGCAGGCCTGCCACTACTTTTCCTGGCCTACCGCTGGCAGTACAGGCGGCTGCAGCAGGTGCAGCACTACTATAGCCTGTATCCGCGGGTGCTCCGGCTAGCCCGGGTGCGGCACGGGCTGCTACTCCTGGCCTATGCCTGTGCGGTACTGGCCCTGATGGACCCGCAGCTGTCCAAGCCAGCGGCCAGCCAACCCGCCCCCCTACAGGTGATGATGGCCCTGGATGCCAGCCAGAGCATGGAGGTGCAAGACCTGCAGCCCAGCCGGCTGGCTGCCACCCGGCAGCTGATGTGGCAAGTGGCCCGGCAGCTGGAGGGGCAACAACTCGGGCTCATTGGCTTTGCTGATTTCCCCTATACCTATGTGCCCTTTACCCGAGATCTGGATGCCTTTGAGCTACACCTGAGGGACCTGGACAGCCGCCAGTTTTCCAGCGGACGCACCCAGCTGCGCTATGCCCTGCGGCAGGCCTATGCCCACTACCTGAACCTGGACACTGCCCAGCAGCAATATGGCGGCCGGGTGCTGCTGCTGTTTACCGATGCCGAAAGCCGCGAGCCCAGCTATGAGAGCTGGCTATTGCGGCTAGCGGGCATGGGGGTAAAGCTCATCCCCGTACTGGTAGGCACCGAGGTCGGCGGGCCCGTACCCAGGCCAGATGGCACTGGCTACTACCTGCTGGCAGATGGCAGCCCGGCCATCAGCCGCCCGGATAGGCTAAGGCTGGACAGCCTGGCAGCGCGCTTTGGCCAGCAGGTATACCGGCTACAGGGCCAGCGGGATAGTAGCCTGGCGCAGGCCCTGGCCCAAGAGGTGCTGGCTACCCCCCGCTACTACCCCCCGGGGCGGCTGGCAGTGGCTTCGGCCTATCAGTATCCGTTGCTACTGGCCGTTGTCTGCTTTTTGCTATCTTTCCTGGCGGTACCCAAGCGAAGCGTACATGAGTAG